One part of the Eucalyptus grandis isolate ANBG69807.140 chromosome 10, ASM1654582v1, whole genome shotgun sequence genome encodes these proteins:
- the LOC104422272 gene encoding LOW QUALITY PROTEIN: 2-oxoisovalerate dehydrogenase subunit beta 1, mitochondrial (The sequence of the model RefSeq protein was modified relative to this genomic sequence to represent the inferred CDS: inserted 1 base in 1 codon), with product MATSAAQRFGRRLASSVPRRRFSSSAAAAAATGWSAVQRTQNPSLNLCSAINQALHIALDTDPRSYVFGEDVSFGGVFRCTVGLADRFGKGRVFNTPLCEQGIVGFGIGLAAMGNRAVAEIQFADYIFPAFDQIVNEAAKFRYRSGNQFNCGGLTIRAPYGAVGHGGHYHSQSPEAFFCHVPGIKVVIPRSPSQAKGLLLSCIRDPNPIVFFEPKWLYRLAVEEVPEHDYTLPLSEAEVIREGTDITLVGWGAQLSVMEEACLDAENDGISCELIDLKTLLPWDKETVEASVRKTGRLLISHEAPVTGGFGAEISASIVERCFLRLQAPVARICGLDTPFPXVFEPFYLPTKNKILDAIKSTVNY from the exons ATGGCGACCTCCGCTGCGCAGCGATTCGGGAGACGCCTCGCCTCTTCGGTCCCTCGCCGGCGGTTCTcgtcctccgccgccgccgccgccgccaccggctGGAGCGCCGTCCAGCGGACCCAGAACCCGTCGCTCAACCTCTGCTCCGCGATCAATCAAGCTCTCCACATCGCCCTCGACACCGACCCCCG TTCTTATGTATTTGGAGAGGATGTGAGCTTTGGCGGGGTCTTCCGTTGTACAGTGGGATTAGCTGACCGATTTGGTAAAGGCAGGGTCTTTAATACCCCTCTCTGTGAGCAG GGGATTGTTGGATTTGGTATTGGTCTAGCCGCGATG GGAAATAGGGCAGTCGCGGAAATTCAGTTTGCAGATTACATTTTTCCTGCTTTCGATCAG ATTGTTAATGAAGCTGCTAAGTTCAGATATCGTAGTGGGAATCAGTTTAACTGTGGAG GCTTAACAATAAGAGCACCTTATGGAGCAGTAGGACATGGGGGGCATTATCATTCACAATCCCCAGAAGCATTCTTCTGTCATGTCCCTGGTATCAAA GTGGTCATCCCTCGAAGCCCAAGTCAAGCCAAAGGACTATTACTCTCGTGCATACGTGATCCAAATCCTATTGTCTTTTTTGAACCGAAG TGGCTGTATCGTTTGGCTGTCGAAGAGGTTCCTGAACATGATTACACGTTGCCATTGTCGGAGGCAGAG GTGATTCGTGAAGGCACGGACATAACATTGGTTGGATGGGGAGCTCAGCTTTCCGTCATGGAAGAAGCCTGCCTTGATGCTGAAAAC GATGGGATCTCTTGTGAACTGATAGACCTCAAAACTCTATTACCCTGGGATAAGGAGACAGTGGAGGCATCTGTCAGGAAAACTGGAAGACTTCTG ATTAGTCATGAAGCTCCTGTAACTGGAGGTTTTGGTGCTGAAATCTCTGCTTCAATTGTCGAAAGATGCTTCTTAAGA CTACAAGCCCCAGTTGCCAGAATCTGTGGTCTGGACACCCCTTTCC TAGTTTTTGAACCATTCTATTTGCCCACCAAAAATAAG ATACTGGATGCCATAAAATCAACTGTAAATTACTAA